The Arachis duranensis cultivar V14167 chromosome 2, aradu.V14167.gnm2.J7QH, whole genome shotgun sequence genome has a window encoding:
- the LOC107472744 gene encoding methyl jasmonate esterase 1, whose amino-acid sequence MENKKHFVLVHGACHGAWCWYKVSALLKSGGHRVTALDMAASGIHPKKVQKLASITEYVEPLMELLESLPSESEERVILVGHSLGGICISMAMEMFPNKIAAAVFVASFMPSSQDPTFMTRIQQHREKVYSTMDSKIMFDEDAKNTSKPNGCMIFGPQHLASNLYQLCPPKDISLAMSLLRPTRLYGDQEMVREQTRVTREKYGSVAKVYIVCEQDQAIKKDVQLSMIEKNPETDVKFIADADHMPMFSKPQELFSCLHHIATTYY is encoded by the exons ATGGAAAACAAGAAGCATTTTGTGCTGGTTCATGGTGCCTGCCATGGCGCGTGGTGTTGGTATAAGGTATCTGCTTTGTTGAAATCAGGTGGTCACAGAGTGACAGCTCTGGACATGGCTGCCTCCGGGATCCATCCAAAGAAGGTTCAAAAGCTGGCTTCCATAACCGAATATGTGGAGCCATTGATGGAGTTGCTGGAGTCTCTGCCGTCAGAGTCAGAGGAGAGAGTTATATTGGTGGGTCACAGCTTGGGCGGTATCTGCATTTCCATGGCCATGGAAATGTTCCCAAATAAGATTGCAGCTGCTGTCTTTGTAGCTTCTTTCATGCCTTCTTCTCAAGATCCAACCTTTATGACTCGTATCCAACAG CACAGGGAAAAAGTATATTCTACCATGGACTCGAAGATCATGTTTGATGAGGATGCCAAAAATACTAGTAAGCCCAATGGGTGTATGATATTTGGGCCCCAACACTTAGCATCCAATTTATACCAACTGTGTCCACCTAAG GATATTAGCCTAGCAATGTCATTGCTTAGGCCAACAAGGCTGTATGGGGACCAAGAAATGGTGCGAGAGCAAACAAGAGTTACAAGGGAAAAGTATGGAAGTGTGGCCAAAGTATACATAGTGTGCGAACAAGACCAAGCGATCAAGAAGGATGTTCAGTTGTCTATGATTGAAAAGAACCCAGAAACTGATGTGAAATTCATTGCTGATGCTGATCACATGCCTATGTTCTCTAAACCACAAGAGCTTTTCTCTTGCCTTCACCACATTGCAACCACCTATTATTAG